In the Natronolimnobius baerhuensis genome, one interval contains:
- the mutS gene encoding DNA mismatch repair protein MutS, whose amino-acid sequence MTEATGIVGEFLSLKADTDADILAMQCGDFYEFFAEDAELVADELDLKLSKKSSHGSSYPMAGVPLADLTPYLKALVERGYRVAVADQYETDSGHAREIVRVVTPGTLLETTDADAQYLAAVVDGDAVGAGDTAYGLAFADVTTGRFLVADAEDEDDALTELYRFDPVEVLPGPDARANDELLSTIRERLDATLTLHDTEAFAPKRADHAVGDHFGRETVDRLAVGTPTIAAAGAILEYVAETGAGVLASMTRIQAHHGDDHVTLDATTQRNLELTETMQGDRDGSLFETIDHTETSAGGRLLKEWLQRPRRSLEVLERRQESVDALASAALARDEIQDQLGEAYDLARLASKASHGSADARDLRSAAETLGVLPALAETIASSPDLTESPLSEIVDRPDREAARELRETLAEAIADDPPSTVTQGELFQRGYDPDLDEVIDQHEEVKEWLDTLAEREKGKYSLSHVTVDRNKTDGYYIQVGKSAADGVPDHYEQIKTLKNSKRFTTDELEDKEREILRLEEQRGELEYELFEELREEVAARAELLQDVGRALATVDALSSLASHAAENRWVKPDLHQGDDLRLEQGRHPVVEQTTEFVPNDVRMDKDRGFLVVTGPNMSGKSTYMRQVAGITLLAQIGSFVPAKEAEIGLVDGIFTRVGALDELAQGRSTFMVEMSELSNILHAATEESLVILDEVGRGTATYDGISIAWAATEYLHNEVQAKTLFATHYHELTGLADSLPRVANVHIAADERDGDVTFLRTVRDGPTDRSYGIHVADLAGVPDPVVERSRDVLERLREEKAIEAKGGGSSDPVQAVFDLGSGQFSGAASPDGGQSAGESETDEGETIDPEAKAVLEDLETLDVNTTPPIELVSKVQTLQQRLTDRDD is encoded by the coding sequence ATGACAGAGGCGACGGGTATCGTCGGGGAGTTTCTCTCGCTCAAAGCAGACACCGACGCCGATATTCTAGCGATGCAGTGTGGCGATTTCTACGAATTCTTCGCCGAAGATGCCGAGCTCGTCGCTGACGAACTCGATCTCAAACTCTCGAAGAAGTCCTCACACGGCTCGTCGTATCCGATGGCCGGCGTCCCGCTTGCGGATCTGACGCCCTACCTCAAGGCCCTGGTCGAACGCGGCTACCGCGTCGCCGTCGCCGACCAGTACGAAACCGACTCCGGCCACGCCCGCGAAATCGTCCGCGTCGTCACGCCCGGCACCTTACTCGAGACGACGGATGCTGACGCCCAGTACCTCGCGGCGGTGGTCGACGGCGACGCGGTTGGTGCCGGCGACACAGCCTACGGCCTCGCGTTCGCAGACGTGACCACGGGGCGCTTTCTGGTCGCCGACGCCGAAGACGAAGACGACGCGCTGACCGAACTCTACCGATTCGATCCCGTCGAGGTGCTGCCGGGACCCGACGCCCGCGCGAACGACGAACTGTTGAGCACGATCCGCGAACGCCTCGACGCGACGCTGACGCTACACGATACCGAGGCCTTCGCACCCAAACGCGCGGACCACGCCGTCGGCGACCACTTTGGCCGCGAAACAGTCGACCGACTCGCAGTCGGCACGCCGACGATTGCCGCCGCTGGCGCGATCCTCGAGTACGTCGCAGAGACCGGCGCGGGCGTCCTCGCCTCGATGACCCGCATTCAGGCCCATCACGGCGACGATCACGTCACGCTGGATGCGACCACCCAGCGCAATCTCGAGTTGACGGAGACGATGCAAGGCGACCGCGACGGCTCGTTGTTCGAGACTATCGACCACACCGAAACCAGCGCGGGCGGTCGCCTCCTCAAAGAGTGGCTCCAGCGCCCGCGACGCTCGCTCGAGGTCCTCGAGCGCCGGCAGGAGTCAGTCGACGCCCTCGCCTCGGCCGCACTCGCACGCGACGAAATACAGGACCAACTCGGAGAGGCGTACGATCTGGCGCGACTGGCATCGAAGGCGAGCCACGGCAGCGCTGATGCGCGGGATCTGCGCTCAGCAGCGGAGACGCTCGGCGTCCTCCCCGCACTCGCGGAGACGATTGCCTCGAGTCCCGACCTCACGGAGTCACCGCTTTCGGAAATCGTCGACCGCCCGGATCGCGAGGCCGCCCGCGAGTTACGCGAGACGCTCGCAGAGGCCATTGCCGACGATCCGCCGTCGACGGTCACGCAGGGCGAACTCTTCCAGCGAGGCTACGACCCCGACCTTGACGAGGTGATCGACCAACACGAGGAAGTCAAAGAGTGGCTCGACACTCTCGCTGAGCGCGAGAAAGGAAAGTACAGCCTCAGCCACGTCACCGTCGACCGGAACAAGACAGACGGCTACTACATCCAGGTCGGCAAATCCGCCGCTGACGGCGTCCCTGACCACTACGAGCAGATCAAGACGCTGAAGAACTCGAAGCGATTCACGACCGACGAACTCGAGGACAAAGAGCGCGAAATCCTCCGACTCGAGGAACAACGCGGCGAACTCGAGTACGAGTTGTTCGAAGAACTCCGCGAGGAGGTCGCCGCCCGCGCCGAGTTGCTGCAAGACGTTGGCCGAGCGCTCGCAACGGTCGATGCGCTCTCGAGTCTTGCCTCACACGCCGCAGAAAATCGGTGGGTCAAGCCCGACCTGCACCAGGGCGATGACCTTCGACTCGAGCAGGGTCGCCACCCCGTCGTCGAGCAGACGACGGAGTTCGTGCCGAACGACGTGCGGATGGACAAGGATCGCGGCTTTCTCGTCGTGACCGGGCCCAACATGTCCGGCAAATCGACGTACATGCGCCAGGTGGCTGGGATCACCCTGCTGGCCCAAATCGGCAGTTTCGTCCCCGCAAAAGAGGCCGAGATCGGCCTCGTGGACGGCATCTTCACCCGCGTCGGCGCACTGGACGAACTCGCACAGGGGCGCTCGACGTTTATGGTCGAGATGAGCGAACTCTCGAACATCCTGCACGCCGCGACCGAGGAGTCGCTCGTCATTCTGGACGAAGTCGGCCGCGGCACCGCAACGTACGACGGCATCTCGATTGCCTGGGCGGCCACGGAGTACCTGCACAACGAAGTGCAGGCCAAAACCCTATTTGCGACCCACTACCACGAACTGACCGGCCTCGCAGACAGCCTCCCGCGTGTCGCCAACGTCCACATTGCAGCCGACGAACGCGACGGCGACGTGACCTTTCTGCGAACCGTCCGGGACGGCCCGACGGATCGCTCCTACGGGATTCACGTCGCCGATCTCGCCGGCGTCCCCGACCCCGTCGTCGAGCGCTCGAGAGACGTCCTCGAGCGCCTGCGCGAAGAGAAAGCCATCGAAGCGAAAGGCGGTGGCTCGAGCGATCCCGTCCAGGCAGTGTTCGACCTCGGCAGCGGACAGTTCAGCGGTGCAGCGAGCCCGGACGGTGGCCAGTCGGCGGGCGAGTCCGAAACCGACGAGGGAGAGACTATCGATCCCGAAGCGAAGGCTGTACTTGAAGATCTCGAGACCCTCGACGTGAACACGACACCGCCAATCGAGTTGGTCTCGAAAGTGCAGACACTCCAACAACGCCTTACAGACAGAGACGACTGA
- a CDS encoding universal stress protein yields the protein MSSSRNHRVLVPVDVLEGESVPSTVVDAFASIPVVLLGYREIPDQTAPEQARDQYGDRVRAELEELRTVFEDANCDVATRLAFTHDRLKTFERVTVEESCDAILLLNPAPVLESVLVALRSDVTVAHMARLLRTVLDGTDLEVTLFHVAADEDGRNAGTELLETARTALVDEGVAANRIDSRVVVGGSPTDAILEAANDHDLLVVGESRPSVRRYVFRDRAERLAKRTVDPVLVIRGEYLESATEAAENGKTADENPGEVPVTDVVETVERGDESGGDEGS from the coding sequence ATGTCATCATCCCGCAATCATCGTGTTCTGGTTCCGGTCGACGTCCTCGAGGGAGAATCCGTCCCATCGACGGTCGTCGACGCGTTCGCGTCGATTCCGGTCGTCTTGCTCGGCTACCGCGAGATTCCTGACCAGACCGCCCCGGAGCAGGCACGCGACCAGTACGGCGACCGCGTGCGAGCCGAACTCGAGGAGCTCCGAACGGTGTTCGAAGACGCGAACTGTGACGTGGCGACGCGACTCGCCTTCACTCACGACCGCCTGAAGACGTTCGAACGCGTCACCGTGGAGGAATCGTGTGACGCCATCCTGTTGCTCAATCCGGCACCCGTCCTCGAGTCGGTCCTCGTCGCACTTCGAAGCGACGTCACCGTCGCCCACATGGCACGACTGCTTCGGACCGTACTCGACGGCACGGATCTCGAGGTGACGCTCTTTCACGTCGCCGCTGACGAGGACGGCCGAAACGCGGGCACGGAACTGCTCGAGACGGCACGGACCGCGCTGGTCGACGAGGGGGTCGCCGCCAATCGGATCGACAGCAGGGTCGTCGTCGGCGGCTCGCCGACGGATGCCATTCTCGAGGCGGCCAACGATCACGACCTGCTGGTCGTCGGCGAGAGTCGGCCGTCGGTCCGTCGCTACGTGTTTCGGGATCGGGCCGAACGGCTGGCGAAACGGACCGTCGATCCGGTGCTCGTGATTCGTGGCGAGTACCTCGAGTCAGCAACTGAAGCGGCGGAGAACGGGAAGACGGCGGACGAAAACCCGGGCGAAGTACCAGTGACTGACGTGGTCGAGACGGTCGAGAGGGGCGACGAGAGCGGCGGAGACGAGGGTTCCTAA
- a CDS encoding universal stress protein: MTRVLVPLAILEGESVSPGLTTLLEPVDVTVLGYHELPEQTPPDQARIQYEERATEALEDLVETFRVGGNEADHRLVFTHDREQTIDRVAAETAADAYTIPGASGQIERVLVTLTGNVAVDRICSFVGELIGPREIGVTLFLATDDETGGRELLETAADTLSAREIDVRTEFAVDTSPFEALLEVGIDHDAIVVGERAPSLRSLLFGEEAERIAVESVAPVLVVRNLDETVTAADT; encoded by the coding sequence ATGACCCGCGTCCTCGTTCCGCTGGCGATTCTCGAGGGTGAATCGGTATCCCCCGGGCTGACGACGCTGCTCGAGCCAGTCGACGTGACCGTGCTCGGCTACCACGAACTCCCCGAACAGACGCCACCCGACCAGGCCCGGATACAGTACGAAGAGCGGGCGACCGAGGCCCTCGAGGACCTCGTCGAGACGTTCCGGGTCGGCGGCAACGAGGCCGACCACCGGCTGGTGTTCACCCACGACCGGGAACAGACGATCGATCGCGTGGCCGCGGAGACGGCGGCCGACGCCTACACGATTCCCGGCGCGAGCGGACAGATCGAGCGGGTCCTCGTCACGCTGACGGGTAACGTCGCCGTCGACCGGATCTGCTCGTTCGTCGGCGAACTGATTGGACCGCGAGAGATCGGCGTCACGCTGTTTCTGGCGACCGACGACGAGACGGGGGGACGAGAGTTGCTCGAGACGGCCGCCGACACCCTTTCCGCCCGCGAGATCGATGTCAGGACCGAGTTCGCGGTCGATACGTCGCCGTTCGAGGCGCTGCTCGAGGTCGGTATCGACCACGACGCTATCGTGGTTGGCGAACGGGCTCCGTCGCTTCGCTCGCTGCTGTTCGGAGAGGAGGCCGAACGCATCGCCGTCGAATCCGTCGCACCGGTGCTCGTCGTGCGGAACCTCGACGAAACGGTGACGGCTGCGGACACGTGA
- a CDS encoding APC family permease produces the protein MGGEPPPAEGTNIEGESPEVEPTVETDDATITDDAELERTLGLSGGLAIGIGTMIGAGIFVFPGLAAGQAGPAAAASFAIGAVVALLVALPTSELATAMPKSGGGYYFISRALGTLAGAVVGLSLWFGLVFATAFYLVGFGYYAVDTLAELGVTVGDRLVIPIALLFGAGFTVLNVTGTENAAKLQNGIVALLLSILIVFLGYGSLDAVGLIGESAAPEQFAPFGAMPILTTAALVFTSYLGFAQVATVAGEMKDPGRNLPLAMVGSVLAVGVLYVVTIFVATSAFGSEALAGFGETAMVEVGRHYLGAAGAFAIVFGGLLATMSSANASILSTSRAIYAVSRDALLPKRASRINLRYGTPHVALGLAGGPILVLTATGRVELLAEVASFLHLIMYGLICVALIALRRDEPEWYDPEFRVPGYPIVPALGAIASFAMIGFMQPTSQLVGVGIMLTTAGWYVYYARDVNLRGAL, from the coding sequence ATGGGTGGCGAACCGCCGCCGGCCGAGGGGACCAATATCGAGGGCGAGTCCCCGGAGGTCGAACCGACAGTCGAGACGGACGACGCGACGATCACCGACGACGCCGAACTCGAGCGCACGCTCGGGCTCTCCGGGGGACTCGCAATCGGAATCGGGACGATGATCGGTGCCGGCATCTTCGTTTTTCCGGGACTGGCCGCGGGCCAGGCCGGCCCCGCTGCGGCCGCGTCGTTCGCCATCGGTGCCGTCGTCGCCCTGCTGGTCGCGTTGCCCACCTCCGAACTGGCGACCGCGATGCCGAAAAGCGGTGGCGGCTACTACTTTATCTCGCGGGCGCTCGGCACGCTGGCCGGCGCCGTCGTTGGCCTCTCGCTGTGGTTCGGGTTGGTGTTCGCGACGGCCTTCTACCTCGTCGGCTTCGGCTACTACGCCGTCGACACGCTCGCCGAACTCGGCGTCACGGTCGGCGACAGACTGGTTATCCCCATCGCCTTGCTGTTCGGCGCGGGCTTTACCGTCCTGAACGTCACGGGGACCGAGAACGCCGCGAAGCTCCAGAACGGGATCGTCGCCCTGCTGCTGTCGATCCTCATCGTCTTTCTCGGCTACGGCAGCCTTGACGCCGTCGGACTCATCGGCGAATCGGCGGCGCCCGAGCAGTTCGCTCCCTTCGGCGCAATGCCGATCCTGACAACGGCCGCGCTCGTCTTCACCTCCTACTTGGGCTTTGCACAGGTGGCGACCGTCGCCGGCGAGATGAAAGACCCCGGCCGGAACCTGCCGCTGGCGATGGTCGGCTCGGTCCTCGCCGTCGGCGTGCTCTACGTCGTGACGATTTTCGTCGCGACGAGCGCGTTCGGCAGCGAGGCGCTCGCGGGCTTCGGCGAGACGGCGATGGTCGAGGTCGGCCGCCACTACCTCGGCGCCGCCGGTGCGTTCGCCATCGTCTTCGGCGGGCTGCTCGCGACGATGTCCAGCGCCAACGCCTCAATTCTCAGCACGTCTCGGGCGATTTACGCCGTCTCGAGGGACGCCCTGTTGCCCAAGCGGGCGAGCCGGATCAACCTCCGGTACGGCACGCCACACGTCGCGCTCGGGTTGGCCGGCGGCCCGATTCTCGTGTTGACCGCGACGGGCCGTGTCGAACTGCTGGCCGAGGTCGCCTCGTTTCTACATCTCATCATGTACGGGCTGATCTGCGTCGCGCTGATCGCACTGCGCCGGGACGAGCCGGAGTGGTACGACCCCGAGTTCCGGGTCCCCGGCTACCCCATCGTGCCGGCTCTCGGTGCGATTGCCAGCTTCGCCATGATCGGGTTCATGCAACCCACCTCACAGCTCGTCGGCGTCGGAATCATGCTCACTACCGCCGGGTGGTACGTCTATTACGCTCGGGACGTGAACCTCCGAGGTGCACTATGA
- a CDS encoding tRNA-binding protein — translation MVENPFDVEIRVGEVLEAERFEEANKPKMTKLWIDLGKDHGEIQSAAQLDHHYDPAELEERQVLCATNLGSVRIAGFKSEALTVCVPGEEEYPVLVEPDENVPLDGLLF, via the coding sequence ATGGTCGAGAACCCCTTCGACGTGGAGATCCGCGTCGGCGAAGTGCTGGAAGCCGAGCGATTCGAGGAGGCGAACAAACCGAAGATGACCAAACTGTGGATCGATCTCGGCAAGGACCACGGCGAGATCCAGTCCGCTGCGCAACTGGATCACCACTATGATCCGGCGGAACTCGAGGAACGGCAGGTCCTCTGTGCGACAAACCTCGGATCGGTTCGCATCGCAGGATTCAAATCCGAGGCATTGACGGTTTGCGTCCCCGGTGAAGAAGAGTATCCGGTGCTCGTGGAACCGGACGAGAACGTCCCGCTTGACGGCTTACTGTTCTGA
- the thiD gene encoding bifunctional hydroxymethylpyrimidine kinase/phosphomethylpyrimidine kinase: MRTPAPETRPVALTIAGSDSGGGAGIQADLATMVAHGVFGTSAITAVTAQNTRGVESSFALPTAELDAQIDAVTGDFSVGAAKTGMLATTEIVETVAERAREFDFPLVVDPVMVATTGDRLLEPAAERAYEDLLAEATLATPNADEAEVLTGTVVEDADSAPEAGTALLETGVDAVLVKGGHVPGEQVQDILVTADGSQTFEHPRIDTEATHGSGCSLAAAIAARLANGDELADAVAGATDFLARAVRYYYDVGEGPGAVNHAVDLRNAAAREATAEEVEVILERLVATDVSALVPEVGMNVVGATPYAESANEMAAVEGRVHRTLSGVQPTRGVRFGASSHVASVLLEMRESVPHLRFALNCRYDDAVGEALESLEWDIVENGQIDGRDAPPAVVLETGSEGTEPMAYVVAPDLQTLLERVLTLDEAVDNAERSLRP; this comes from the coding sequence ATGCGAACCCCAGCACCCGAGACGCGTCCGGTCGCGCTGACGATTGCCGGCAGCGACTCCGGCGGCGGCGCTGGCATCCAGGCCGACCTCGCGACGATGGTCGCCCACGGCGTCTTCGGCACGTCGGCGATCACCGCCGTCACCGCCCAGAACACCCGCGGCGTCGAGTCGTCGTTCGCACTGCCCACCGCGGAGCTCGACGCCCAGATCGACGCCGTCACCGGCGACTTTTCGGTCGGCGCGGCCAAAACGGGGATGCTCGCGACGACCGAGATCGTCGAAACCGTCGCCGAGCGCGCCCGCGAGTTCGACTTCCCGCTGGTCGTCGACCCCGTCATGGTCGCGACGACAGGGGATCGACTGCTCGAGCCGGCAGCCGAACGCGCCTACGAGGATTTACTTGCTGAAGCGACGCTCGCGACGCCGAACGCCGACGAAGCCGAGGTGCTGACCGGCACCGTCGTTGAGGACGCAGACAGCGCCCCCGAGGCCGGGACGGCACTGCTCGAGACCGGGGTCGACGCCGTGCTCGTCAAAGGCGGCCACGTTCCCGGCGAGCAGGTACAGGACATCCTCGTCACCGCGGACGGAAGCCAGACGTTCGAACACCCGCGAATCGACACCGAGGCGACCCACGGCTCGGGCTGTTCGCTCGCGGCGGCAATCGCCGCCCGATTGGCGAACGGCGACGAACTCGCGGACGCCGTTGCGGGTGCGACCGACTTTCTCGCGCGTGCAGTTCGGTACTACTACGACGTTGGCGAGGGTCCCGGCGCAGTCAACCACGCTGTCGACCTGCGAAACGCCGCCGCTCGAGAAGCGACCGCCGAGGAGGTCGAAGTCATCCTCGAGCGCCTCGTCGCGACCGACGTAAGCGCGCTGGTCCCCGAAGTCGGGATGAATGTCGTCGGTGCGACGCCGTACGCCGAATCCGCCAACGAGATGGCCGCCGTCGAGGGACGCGTGCATCGAACGCTGTCGGGCGTCCAGCCAACCCGCGGCGTCCGATTCGGGGCCTCGAGTCACGTCGCGAGCGTGCTGCTCGAGATGCGCGAGTCGGTCCCCCACCTGCGGTTCGCGCTCAACTGCCGGTACGACGACGCTGTTGGGGAAGCACTCGAGTCCCTCGAGTGGGACATCGTCGAGAACGGGCAGATCGACGGCCGAGACGCGCCACCGGCAGTCGTCCTCGAGACTGGGAGTGAAGGCACAGAGCCGATGGCGTACGTCGTCGCGCCCGATCTGCAGACGCTCCTCGAGCGCGTGTTGACACTTGATGAGGCGGTCGACAACGCCGAGCGCTCACTACGACCATGA